The Vibrio crassostreae genomic interval CATCCATTACCACATCTTCAGGAAGAATTACTGGTAGTTGGTCTGCTGGTACAGGGTGAACTTCACCGTCTTCAGTGGTTACCATTGGGATTGGAGCACCCCAGTAACGTTGACGAGATACACCCCAGTCACGTAGACGGAAGTTTACTGTCTTTTTACCTTTGCCTTCAGCTTCAAGCTTCGCAGCAATTGCATCGAATGCTTCTTGGAACGCAAGACCATCGAACTCACCAGAATCGAACAATACGCCTTTCTCGGTGTAAGCCGCTTCAGACACATCTAGCTCAGAACCGTCTTCAGGTTTGATTACTGGGATAATGTCGATGCCGTACTTAGTTGCGAATTCGTAGTCACGTTGATCGTGAGCAGGAACCGCCATTACCGCACCTGTGCCGTAATCCATAAGAACGAAGTTTGCTACGTAAACAGGAACAACACGACCGTTAAGAGGGTGGATAGCCGTTAGACCAGTATCCATACCTTTCTTTTCCATCGTCGCTAGTTCAGCTTCAGCAACTTTAGTGTTACGACACTCTTCAACGAACGTAGCAAGCTCTGGGTTGTTCTTCGATGCTTTCTCTGCAAGAGGGTGACCTGCAGCGATACCAACGTAAGACACACCCATTAGTGTGTCTGGACGAGTTGTGTAAACCTCTAGTGGCGCTTCTTCACCGTTAACAGCGAAAGATAGCTCAACACCTTCAGAGCGACCGATCCAGTTGCGCTGCATGGTCTTAACCATTTCAGGCCAACCTTCTAGGTTGTCTAGATCGTCTAGTAGCTCTTGAGCGTACTCCGTGATTTTAATGAACCACTGTGGAATTTTCTTTTGCTCTACTGGAGTATCACAACGCCAGCAGCAACCGTCTTCTACTTGCTCGTTTGCTAGTACTGTTTGGTCGTTTGGACACCAGTTCACCGAAGATGTCTTCTTGTAAACCAGGCCTTTTTCGTAAAGCTTAGTGAAGAACTCTTGTTCCCAACGGTAGTACTCTGGAGTACATGTTGCGAATTCACGGTTCCAGTCGTAACCGAAGCCTAGAAGTTTAAGCTGGTTTTTCATGTACTCAATGTTTTCGTAAGTCCATGGTGCAGGCGCTGTGTTGTTTTTAACAGCTGCGTTTTCTGCAGGTAGGCCGAATGCATCCCAACCAATTGGCTGCATTACGTTTTTGCCTTGTAGACGTTGGAAACGAGATACCACATCACCGATGGTGTAGTTACGCACGTGACCCATGTGCAGTCGGCCACTTGGGTAAGGGAACATAGAAAGACAGTAGAATTTTTCTTTGTTTGGGTCTTCACTTACAACGAAAGTTTCGCTGTTATCCCAGTGTTGTTGAACCTTTTGTTCAATCTCTTGCGGGTTATATTGTTCTTGCATCGATGGTATCCGGTTATCTTGGAATTTGTGAGTTCGGTTAGAACAGAATCTTACAGATCGTCATAGAATACCTAAAGGAGCTGAGTACAACAATAGTTATACCCTTCATACTTGCAGTTGCTACCTAGTAGATTGTGTAATTTTCACTGAATTTCGCAGGGCAACTATACTTAAGAGTATGAATTGCATTTGTTTGTGAGCGGGAGTGCATTGCAGCGCCCCCGTTTGCTCACTAAAAGGTTGGTTATCTTAAGGAGGTTGTTATGCCGAAGAAAAAAGCGCTCTATGAAGAAGTATTCGAAGAGGTGATTGAAACGCTGAAGCATAGTCCTGAAGAGCTCAACAACAAAATCGAAACGTCAGGCAAGTATGCGAAAGCAGCTAATGATATGACTAAAGACGAGCTTTCATTGATTTCTGCCTACGTGAAGTCGGACTTAAAAGAGTTTTCCGAAAGCTATGAAGAGAGTAAAAGCGGTCCATTCTATTTGATGATTGCAGACTCTATTTGGCAAGGACTGTTGGATATCACTGATCGTACTAAGGTGGAGTGGGTTGAACTGTTCCAAGATTTAGAGCATCAGGGGTTGTATCAAGCGGGTGAAGTCATAGGCTTAGGAACCTTGGTATGTGACGAGTGTGGTCACCAAACTGAATATAACCACCCAACCAATATCATTCCATGTATTAAATGTGGCTCTAAAGGGTTTAGTCGTAAGGCCCTCAAGCCGTAAGCTCCTGAACCGTACAGTATCAATGCAAAACCACAGTAATAAAAAGGGTTGACTCAATCAGTCAACCCTCCAATCACCTTTCGTCGAATCTCGAATCTCGAATCTCGAATCTCGAATCTCGAATCTAGCTTTTGGGCTTTCTTATTAGCCAACCAATCACCAAGCTGAGCATCGCCCATATATACAGCGGCCAAGTACCTACTGTGTGATAAGGCGTTTGACCATCCGTTGAAATGAGTTCAGCTTTTAATACGGCCGTTTCAAACTGAGGCACTTGTTTGATGATGTTGCCTTTGTAATCTGTCACCGCCGTCACACCATTGTTGGTAGAGCGAATAAGCGGCTTACCAAGCTCCAGAGCCCGCATTTGTGCGATTTCCATATGTTGCAATGGCCCAATCGAACGACCAAACCACGCATCGTTGGAGAGTGTGAGGATAAAGTCAGTCTCATCAGTCACATTCTGCCTAACTTGATCATTAAAGATGATCTCGTAACACAACGCAGGCGCAAGATGACGACCGTTGGCCACGATGTTTGGTTGGATGAAATCACCACGACTGAACGAAGACATTGGCAAGTTAAAGAATGGTGCCAATGGGCGCAATATGTCCTCAAACGGTACAAACTCACCAAATGGCAGTAGGTGATGTTTATGATAGCGCTCGTCTGGATCGTAGCTGTATTCACCGTATGGGTTTACACCAAGTGAGAGAACGCTGTTGTAGTACTTCTTGTCTTCAGACTGATTCAGTACACCTGTGATGATTGAGCTGTTATTCATCTTAGCAGCGCTGTCTAAGTTGCGCAGAAAAGAGGGTATCTCGACTTCAAAAGCAGGAATAGCGGCTTCAGGCCAGATGATGATATCCGCATCCCAGTTTTCTCTGCTGAGGTCGGTGTATTTCATCATGGTCGGCCAGCGATGACTTGGTAGCCATTTACTGTCTTGATCGACGTTGCCTTGTATTAAAACGACTGACGTAGTTTTTTCCGGGTTCGGCGTGACCCAATCGATATTTCGAATACCAAAACCTGCACTAAATACGACGGCGGGAATGATAGCGATACTCCAAGCCCTGTTAACAATCGCATAAGCGAATGCAGAGGCTGAAACAATGATCGCTAGAGTTACTAGCTCTACGCCGCCAATCGGTGCAAACGAACTTAATGGCGAATCGATTTGGCTGTAGCCCAACCAAAGCCAAGGGAAGCCCGTCATTACCCATCCACGTAGCCAATCACTGACTAACCACAATGCTGGAGCAGCGAGGAAAAAGCGGCTTAGATTATTAACAGGGAAGAACTTGTTCAAACTCCAGGTAAACAGACCTGAATAAACGGCTAGGTAGCCAACGAGCAATGCCATCAAAAATAGATTAGCCGCCAGTGGCATGCCACCAAAACCATCAATGCTGACGTATACCCAGCTGATACCTGTCGTGAATTGGCCTAAACCCCATGCGTAGCCAATCCAAAGCGCGCTTTTAGGAGAGCGGTTGTGGATCAGTAACAGCAACAAAGCTGGGCTGAGAATAGCAAGAGGCCATATGGAGTATGGAGCGAATGAAAGGGTGGTTATAGCGCCAACAAAAACGGCCGCAAGCGGCCGTAATAGGCGATGAATAAAGGTCTTAGTCATCTAATTTCTGTCATCTCTTTAGAGAGAAGTTGTTATTCTTCGATAGTCGGAAGAGGCTGCTCGTCAGGAATGGTTACCTGTAGCTGAATTACACGACGGTTGTCTGCTGATGTTATCTTGAAATGGTAGTTTTCAATTTCTACAATTTCGCCACGAACCGGCAGGTGACCGAGTGCTGTCATAACCATGCCGCCTACCGTATCCACTTCATCGTCACTAAAGGCAGTGTTGAACGTATCGTTGAACTCTTCAATAGTGGTTAAAGCTTTTACAGAGAAGGTATGCTTACTCAGCTTACGAATATCTAGCTCTTCTTCATCGTCGAACTCGTCTTCAATTTCACCAACGATTTCTTCGAGGATATCTTCAATGGTTACTAGGCCAGAAACTCCGCCAAACTCATCGACAACGATAGACATGTGGTAACGCTCTTCTTGGAACTCCTTAAGCAGGCGATCAACTCGCTTACTTTCAGGAACAACTACGACAGGGCGAATCACTTGTTCGATATCAAATGGGGCACTTTCTGAACCCAAATACTTAAGTAGGTCCTTCGCTAATAGAATGCCTTCAACATGGTCTTTATCTTCACTGATCACTGGGTAGCGAGAGTGTTGAGCATCAGTAATAAGCGCAATCAATGTATCTAAATCATCGGTGCGTTCAACTGTAACCATTTGAGAGCGAGGCAGCATGATATCGCGTACTCGCATCTCTGAAATTTCCATTACACCCTCGAGCATGTCGCGCGTGTCGTGGTCAATTAGGTCATTAATTTCTGAGTCGCGGATTACATCCACGAGCTCTTGGCGATCTTTTACTTCACCTTGAAATAGTTGGCCTAGGCGTTCAAAGAAGGACTTTCTACTCGGACCTTCAGATTTTTTACTTCCCTCAGAAGTGGGGGGGTTACCTTCGTTCATGATTTCTCAAAAAATAACGCTATCAGAAGTGTGATAGCACACGTTACAACTCAGATTCCTGCGGAAATCACAGGTTCGATGAGTTATTGTTTCTCTGCAACCTACTTTACTAGAATCAATTTACTTTTCTAGAATATACGGGTCTTCAAACCCCATAGTTTGCATGATTTCTGTCTCGAGTGATTCCATCTCTTCAGCTTCATCATCTTCGATATGATCATAACCTAGCAGATGCAGACTGCCATGTACAACCATATGAGCCCAGTGTGCTAGCAGAGGCTTACTTTGCTCTTCTGCTTCTTTTTCGACAACTTGACGGCAGATAATGAGGTCGCCTAGCAGATCTAGCTCGATCCCTGGAGGTGCCTCGAATGGAAAAGACAGCACGTTAGTTGGCTTGTCTTTGCCACGGTATTCATGATTGAGCTGGTGGCTTTCTTGCGTATCAACGATACGAACCGTCAACTCAGCGTTCTCTTGAAACTGAGGAATTGTCTTGTTCAACCAAAGCTGAATATCTTGCTCAGTTGGAAGACCTTGCTCATTTTCGACTGCTATTTGCAGGTCTAGTTCAATAGACATCTATTTATCACCTTGTTCTGTAATCACAGAACTATTTTGTGTTGCTAATTGTGTCGTAACTGCCTGCTGAGCCTCAAGAAGTTTGGCTTCGCGCTCTTCACGTTTACGCTTTTCAAACTCTTTGCGCTCTTTCTGGTCTTTCGCTTCCCATTTCTCGTAGGCGTTGACGATACGAGCAACAACAGGGTGACGAACCACATCTTCAGACATGAAGAAATTAAAGCTGATGTCATCCACTTCACTCAGCACTTCAGTTGCATGACGTAGACCAGACTTCGCTCCACGAGGTAAATCGATTTGCGTAATGTCACCTGTGATAACTGCACGCGAATTAAAACCGATACGGGTTAAGAACATTTTCATCTGTTCTACCGTGGTGTTTTGGCTCTCATCAAGAATGATAAATGCATCATTTAGTGTACGTCCACGCATGTAAGCCAGTGGAGCGACTTCAATCACGTTACGTTCAATCAGCTTTTCAACACGTTCAAAACCGAGCATCTCAAACAGTGCATCGTAAAGTGGGCGCAAATATGGGTCGACTTTCTGGCTTAAATCACCCGGTAGGAAACCAAGCTTCTCACCGGCTTCTACAGCAGGGCGAGTCAGTAGGATCCGGCGAACCTCTTGGCGTTCAAGTGCATCAACTGCTGCTGCAACGGCTAAATAGGTTTTACCTGTACCTGCTGGCCCAATACCAAAGGTGATGTCATGGGTGACCATGTTCATTAGGTACTGTGCTTGGTTTGGCGTACGAGGTTTGATGACGCCTTTTTTAGTCTTAATGGTCACTTCTTTGCCGTAGTCGATTTCAGACTCGACGTGTTGTTCCAAAATGCCAGATTCGGTGACCGCCAGATGCACTTGCTCTGGTTCGATATCGATTATGTTGCCTTTAACTGGAGCCGTTTCAACATAGAGGTGTTTGATGATGTCTAAAGCAGCGGCTGCTGTGTGAGGCTTACCAACGATGGTGAAGAAGTTGCTTCGGTAATTAATCTCAACGCCAAGACGACGCTCAAGGTGTTTGATGTTGTCGTCGAATGGTCCGCATAAGCTAGCCAAGCGCTTGTTGTCGGCTGGCTCTAGATTTATCTCTAAGGTAACGATTTTATTGCTCAAATTAGCCTCTCATTTTGTGCCACTCGCTCTTAAATAAAACAAAGAGCAAAAAGCCCGATTTAGACCGGGCTTTTGATTGTGATATCCCTATTTCTAAGATGGTCACTTAGTTAGGTAATTTCAAGCTTTGTGTTTGCGCTTTGTGCTCAAACAGTTGTATTGCCTACGGTGTAAATGTCGCTACACCTAGCTCGTCTTCACGTTTTGTTTTTTCCATCATTTCTGCTGGAGTCATAACAACGCGTAGACCCATGTCTTTTTCTGTGCGAACTAGCTCACCACGTAGTGAGTTGGTGTAAACCTCAGTGATCTTCACATCTACGAACTGGCCGATTAGGTCTGCAGAACCTTCGAAGTTCACAACACGGCTGTTTTCTGTACGGCCGCGAAGTTCCATTAGGTTCTTTCTTGATGGACCTTCAACAAGGATACGTTGCTCTGTGCCTAGCATTAGACGAGAGAAGCGCATAGCTTGTGTGTTTACCGTTTGTTGCAGTTCGTATAGACGATCTTTCTTCTCTTGTGCTGGTACGTCACATGGGTAATCTGCCGCTGGCGTACCCGGACGAGGAGAGAAAACAAAGCTGAAGCTCATATCGAAATCAACTTCTTTAATTAACTTCATTGTATCTTGGAAGTCTTGTTTAGACTCACCAGGGAAACCAACGATAAAGTCAGAACTGATTTGAATATCAGGACGAGCTTTACGCAGTTTACGGATAATAGACTTGTACTCGATAGCCGTGTGTGGACGCTTCATCATCGTAAGAATACGGTCACTACCACTTTGTACTGGCAGGTGAAGGAAGCTCACTAGTTCAGGAGTATCTTTGTAAACTTCAATGATGTCGTCACCAAACTCAAGCGGGTGGCTAGTTGTGAAACGAATACGGTCGATACCATCGATAGAAGCAACAAGACGAAGCAGTTCTGCGAATGAACAGATATCGCCTTCGTGTGTTGGACCGCGGTATGCGTTTACGTTTTGACCCAGCAGGTTAACTTCACGTACGCCTTGCTCTGCAAGTTGAGCAACTTCGAAAAGTACATCATCCATTGGACGGCTAACTTCTTCACCACGTGTGTATGGTACAACGCAGTAAGTACAGTATTTAGAACAACCTTCCATGATAGAAACGAACGCCGTCGCGCCTTCAGCTTTTGGCTCTGGCAGGTTATCGAACTTTTCGATCTCTGGGAAAGAGATGTCCATTACTGGCTTTTCGTTAGACAGTGATGATTTAATCATCTCTGGCAAACGGTGTAATGTTTGTGGGCCAAAGATAACGTCTACGTAAGGTGCACGTTGACGAATGTGATCACCTTCTTGAGTCGCTACGCAGCCACCCACACCGATCACCACACCTTCTTTTTTATCTTTAAGCGTTTTCCAACGACCAAGCTGGTGGAATACTTTTTCTTGCGCTTTTTCGCGGATAGAACAAGTATTCAATAGTAGTACGTCTGCTTCCTCAGGTACTTCAGTTAGCTCATAGCCATT includes:
- the lnt gene encoding apolipoprotein N-acyltransferase encodes the protein MTKTFIHRLLRPLAAVFVGAITTLSFAPYSIWPLAILSPALLLLLIHNRSPKSALWIGYAWGLGQFTTGISWVYVSIDGFGGMPLAANLFLMALLVGYLAVYSGLFTWSLNKFFPVNNLSRFFLAAPALWLVSDWLRGWVMTGFPWLWLGYSQIDSPLSSFAPIGGVELVTLAIIVSASAFAYAIVNRAWSIAIIPAVVFSAGFGIRNIDWVTPNPEKTTSVVLIQGNVDQDSKWLPSHRWPTMMKYTDLSRENWDADIIIWPEAAIPAFEVEIPSFLRNLDSAAKMNNSSIITGVLNQSEDKKYYNSVLSLGVNPYGEYSYDPDERYHKHHLLPFGEFVPFEDILRPLAPFFNLPMSSFSRGDFIQPNIVANGRHLAPALCYEIIFNDQVRQNVTDETDFILTLSNDAWFGRSIGPLQHMEIAQMRALELGKPLIRSTNNGVTAVTDYKGNIIKQVPQFETAVLKAELISTDGQTPYHTVGTWPLYIWAMLSLVIGWLIRKPKS
- the miaB gene encoding tRNA (N6-isopentenyl adenosine(37)-C2)-methylthiotransferase MiaB, with protein sequence MSKKLLIKTWGCQMNEYDSSKMADLLNAANGYELTEVPEEADVLLLNTCSIREKAQEKVFHQLGRWKTLKDKKEGVVIGVGGCVATQEGDHIRQRAPYVDVIFGPQTLHRLPEMIKSSLSNEKPVMDISFPEIEKFDNLPEPKAEGATAFVSIMEGCSKYCTYCVVPYTRGEEVSRPMDDVLFEVAQLAEQGVREVNLLGQNVNAYRGPTHEGDICSFAELLRLVASIDGIDRIRFTTSHPLEFGDDIIEVYKDTPELVSFLHLPVQSGSDRILTMMKRPHTAIEYKSIIRKLRKARPDIQISSDFIVGFPGESKQDFQDTMKLIKEVDFDMSFSFVFSPRPGTPAADYPCDVPAQEKKDRLYELQQTVNTQAMRFSRLMLGTEQRILVEGPSRKNLMELRGRTENSRVVNFEGSADLIGQFVDVKITEVYTNSLRGELVRTEKDMGLRVVMTPAEMMEKTKREDELGVATFTP
- the ybeY gene encoding rRNA maturation RNase YbeY, whose protein sequence is MSIELDLQIAVENEQGLPTEQDIQLWLNKTIPQFQENAELTVRIVDTQESHQLNHEYRGKDKPTNVLSFPFEAPPGIELDLLGDLIICRQVVEKEAEEQSKPLLAHWAHMVVHGSLHLLGYDHIEDDEAEEMESLETEIMQTMGFEDPYILEK
- a CDS encoding zinc ribbon-containing protein, producing MPKKKALYEEVFEEVIETLKHSPEELNNKIETSGKYAKAANDMTKDELSLISAYVKSDLKEFSESYEESKSGPFYLMIADSIWQGLLDITDRTKVEWVELFQDLEHQGLYQAGEVIGLGTLVCDECGHQTEYNHPTNIIPCIKCGSKGFSRKALKP
- the corC gene encoding CNNM family magnesium/cobalt transport protein CorC (CorC(YbeX) belongs to the Cyclin M Mg2+ Exporter (CNNM) family, and was characterized as belonging to a set of three proteins, at least one of which must be present for CorA to function.), which encodes MNEGNPPTSEGSKKSEGPSRKSFFERLGQLFQGEVKDRQELVDVIRDSEINDLIDHDTRDMLEGVMEISEMRVRDIMLPRSQMVTVERTDDLDTLIALITDAQHSRYPVISEDKDHVEGILLAKDLLKYLGSESAPFDIEQVIRPVVVVPESKRVDRLLKEFQEERYHMSIVVDEFGGVSGLVTIEDILEEIVGEIEDEFDDEEELDIRKLSKHTFSVKALTTIEEFNDTFNTAFSDDEVDTVGGMVMTALGHLPVRGEIVEIENYHFKITSADNRRVIQLQVTIPDEQPLPTIEE
- a CDS encoding PhoH family protein; protein product: MSNKIVTLEINLEPADNKRLASLCGPFDDNIKHLERRLGVEINYRSNFFTIVGKPHTAAAALDIIKHLYVETAPVKGNIIDIEPEQVHLAVTESGILEQHVESEIDYGKEVTIKTKKGVIKPRTPNQAQYLMNMVTHDITFGIGPAGTGKTYLAVAAAVDALERQEVRRILLTRPAVEAGEKLGFLPGDLSQKVDPYLRPLYDALFEMLGFERVEKLIERNVIEVAPLAYMRGRTLNDAFIILDESQNTTVEQMKMFLTRIGFNSRAVITGDITQIDLPRGAKSGLRHATEVLSEVDDISFNFFMSEDVVRHPVVARIVNAYEKWEAKDQKERKEFEKRKREEREAKLLEAQQAVTTQLATQNSSVITEQGDK
- the leuS gene encoding leucine--tRNA ligase — translated: MQEQYNPQEIEQKVQQHWDNSETFVVSEDPNKEKFYCLSMFPYPSGRLHMGHVRNYTIGDVVSRFQRLQGKNVMQPIGWDAFGLPAENAAVKNNTAPAPWTYENIEYMKNQLKLLGFGYDWNREFATCTPEYYRWEQEFFTKLYEKGLVYKKTSSVNWCPNDQTVLANEQVEDGCCWRCDTPVEQKKIPQWFIKITEYAQELLDDLDNLEGWPEMVKTMQRNWIGRSEGVELSFAVNGEEAPLEVYTTRPDTLMGVSYVGIAAGHPLAEKASKNNPELATFVEECRNTKVAEAELATMEKKGMDTGLTAIHPLNGRVVPVYVANFVLMDYGTGAVMAVPAHDQRDYEFATKYGIDIIPVIKPEDGSELDVSEAAYTEKGVLFDSGEFDGLAFQEAFDAIAAKLEAEGKGKKTVNFRLRDWGVSRQRYWGAPIPMVTTEDGEVHPVPADQLPVILPEDVVMDGVTSPIKADKSWAETTFNGEPALRETDTFDTFMESSWYYARYCSPQADDILDPEKANYWLPVDQYVGGIEHACMHLLYSRFFHKLLRDAGYVTSDEPFKQLLCQGMVLADAFYHENEKGTKEWIAPTDVTVERDGKGRIEKAVDDQGREVEHSGMIKMSKSKNNGIDPQEMVDKYGADTVRLFMMFASPADMTLEWQESGVEGANRFLKRVWKLVHAHSSKGSAESVDASALSGDQKALRRDIHKTIAKVTDDIGRRQTFNTAIAAIMELMNKLAKAPQESVQDRAILDEALKAVVRMLYPMTPHISYEMWIALGESNVDSATWPTFDEKALVEDEKTIVVMINGKLRAKLTVAADATEEQVRELGLNDENAKKFLDGLTIRKVIFVPGKLLNIVAN